The proteins below are encoded in one region of Micromonospora sp. DSM 45708:
- a CDS encoding flavin-containing monooxygenase — MAQRFRVAVVGAGAAGLATLKALADAGVPAVAFEAADTVGGLWVYGAPGSPAYRTLHLNTSKGRTEFADHPMPADWPDYPDHTRVAGYLGDYADRFGLRAAVRLRHTVDRVTRTADGWRVHATGPDGPSALDVEAVVVANGHNRTPHRPDPYPGECAAEQLHSHDYRGPEQLAGRRVLVVGGGNSAMDIAVDASYAATRTLLSLRRGVWVVPKYLLGRPADTLNGALARRLPWRLRQRISQRMLTTVVGPPTRYGLPAPTHGFLQDHPTLSDALLSRLTHGDIHARPGIARFAGDRVEFTDGRVDAVDLVVWCTGYRVTVPFLDAGLLGDGADRLPLYRHVFHLDAPGLAFVGLMQSTGAAFPLLEAQARLVAARLAGTWTPPEPARQAAACRTELRAATARWGHRRPHMRVDFDAYLAELRRELAAGRRRAGAAR, encoded by the coding sequence ATGGCGCAACGATTCAGGGTGGCGGTCGTCGGCGCCGGCGCGGCCGGACTGGCCACGCTCAAGGCACTGGCCGACGCCGGCGTGCCGGCGGTCGCGTTCGAGGCCGCCGACACCGTCGGCGGCCTCTGGGTCTACGGCGCGCCCGGCTCACCGGCCTACCGGACACTGCACCTCAACACCAGCAAGGGGCGCACCGAGTTCGCCGACCACCCGATGCCGGCCGACTGGCCCGACTACCCCGACCACACCCGCGTCGCCGGCTACCTCGGCGACTACGCCGACCGGTTCGGTCTGCGCGCGGCGGTGCGGCTGCGGCACACCGTCGACCGGGTCACCCGCACCGCCGACGGCTGGCGGGTGCACGCCACCGGCCCGGACGGGCCGAGCGCGCTCGACGTCGAGGCCGTGGTGGTCGCCAACGGGCACAACCGGACGCCACACCGGCCCGACCCCTATCCCGGCGAGTGCGCCGCCGAACAGCTGCACAGCCACGACTACCGCGGCCCGGAACAGCTCGCCGGCCGGCGGGTCCTCGTGGTCGGCGGCGGCAACTCGGCCATGGACATCGCCGTCGACGCCTCGTACGCCGCCACCCGGACGCTGCTGTCGTTGCGCCGCGGCGTCTGGGTGGTGCCCAAGTACCTGCTCGGCCGCCCCGCCGACACGCTCAACGGGGCGCTGGCCCGCCGGCTGCCCTGGCGGCTGCGGCAACGGATCAGCCAGCGCATGCTCACCACCGTCGTCGGCCCGCCCACCCGCTACGGACTGCCCGCCCCGACACACGGCTTCCTCCAGGACCACCCGACGCTCTCCGACGCGCTGCTGTCCCGCCTCACCCACGGCGACATCCACGCCCGGCCCGGCATCGCCCGCTTCGCCGGCGACCGCGTCGAGTTCACCGACGGCCGCGTCGACGCCGTCGACCTGGTGGTGTGGTGCACCGGTTACCGGGTGACGGTGCCGTTCCTCGACGCCGGCCTGCTCGGCGACGGCGCCGACCGGCTGCCGCTGTACCGGCACGTGTTCCACCTCGACGCCCCCGGGCTGGCGTTCGTCGGGCTCATGCAGTCCACCGGCGCGGCGTTCCCGCTGCTGGAGGCGCAGGCCCGGCTGGTCGCCGCCCGCCTGGCCGGCACCTGGACGCCACCGGAACCGGCCCGCCAGGCCGCCGCCTGCCGCACCGAACTGCGCGCCGCCACCGCCCGGTGGGGACACCGCCGACCGCACATGCGGGTCGACTTCGACGCCTACCTGGCCGAACTGCGCCGGGAACTGGCCGCCGGGC